A window from Vigna angularis cultivar LongXiaoDou No.4 chromosome 7, ASM1680809v1, whole genome shotgun sequence encodes these proteins:
- the LOC108336511 gene encoding putative pectinesterase 52 — protein MDCSGNKIVHTIVVDQQGKGDFTTVQAAIDSIQENNYQWVKIHVNPGKYIEKVIISEDKACIFLEGQGREVTTVTSSGHHRVAATPTVASSKYKINDHLGATFVCVPSNVIVIGITFQNSYNLVGSETIEPAPAAAIYGDKSVFIKCGFQSYQDTLFDAQGRHYFKDCYVEGEVDFIYGNGQSYYENCIINATLGKSPPGFVTAQSRGSGKEESGFVFRGGCVIGNGEVKLGRAYGAYSRVIFYGTYLSSVVSPQGWDAWGYTGQESRFTYGEVECSGEGANASGRVKWEKKLTNSQLEEFSLSSFINQDGWLSYLPTLQKERKKIRRRKKTCYLSYLMKLLDTSTNVFNVYLDCHYDVYNDHVVDSIIDHVIDTPSITTTIEVLTILAQYVVSNLPKLSDQNEPISLKMSFCGEVKRN, from the exons ATGGATTGTTCGGGGAACAAAATCGTCCACACCATTGTAGTTGATCAGCAAGGCAAAGGAGATTTCACAACAGTTCAAGCTGCTATTGATTCCATACAGGAAAACAACTACCAATGGGTCAAAATTCACGTAAATCCTGGCAAATACAT AGAGAAGGTTATAATATCGGAAGATAAAGCATGCATCTTTTTAGAAGGACAGGGAAGAGAGGTAACCACCGTAACATCAAGTGGGCACCACCGCGTTGCTGCCACCCCCACCGTTGCATCaagtaaatacaaaataaacgACCACTTGGGTGCTACATTTGTTTGTGTTCCCTCCAATGTAATTGTTATCGGCATTACCTTTCAGAATTCGTATAATCTTGTCGGGTCAGAAACCATTGAACCTGCACCAGCAGCAGCCATATACGGTGACAAATCTGTGTTCATTAAGTGTGGTTTCCAAAGTTATCAAGATACTCTCTTTGATGCACAGGGTCGTCATTATTTCAAGGATTGTTACGTTGAAGGTGAAGTTGACTTCATTTATGGCAACGGTCAATCTTACTATGAG aATTGTATCATTAATGCGACGCTTGGAAAATCTCCTCCAGGTTTTGTAACAGCACAATCTCGAGGATcaggaaaagaagaaagtggtTTTGTTTTCAGAGGAGGTTGTGTGATTGGAAATGGTGAAGTGAAGCTTGGAAGAGCTTATGGAGCTTATTCAAGAGTTATATTTTATGGAACATATTTATCTTCAGTTGTCTCTCCTCAAGGCTGGGATGCTTGGGGCTACACTGGCCAAGA GTCTAGGTTTACTTATGGTGAGGTAGAGTGTAGTGGAGAAGGAGCAAACGCTAGCGGGCGCGTTAAGTGGGAGAAGAAGCTTACGAATTCGCAGTTGGAAGAGTTTTCTTTGTCATCGTTTATCAATCAAGATGGATGGCTTTCCTACTTACCA ACTCTtcaaaaagagaggaaaaaaataaggagaaggaagaagacatGTTACCTGAGTTACCTGATGAAATTATT AGATACTTCCACCAATGTTTTCAATGTTTATTTAGATTGTCACTATGACGTTTATAATGATCATGTGGTAGATTCCATCATTGATCATGTTATTGATACACCTTCCATCACCACTACCATTGAGGTACTTACAATTCTTGCTCAGTATGTTGTGAGCAACCTTCCTAAACTCTCT GATCAAAATGAACCAATATCGTTGAAGATGTCTTTTTGCGGAGAAGTTAAACGGAATTAG
- the LOC108337888 gene encoding uncharacterized protein LOC108337888 yields MMVSWKMEKRVFADARMMLMMCGIGVMVMAMGKLPLISAQWECGNVWGVYMQCDRYVRREGPTVQPSPGCCNALESSNVTCLCPYFAQHEDTYSIDKVIYVLNYCGTPLASGTKCGNYTAP; encoded by the exons ATGATGGTATCTTGGAAgatggaaaagagagtgtttgcagATGCAAGAATGATGTTGATGATGTGTGGGATTGGGGTGATGGTGATGGCGATGGGGAAGTTGCCATTGATTTCAGCACAATGGGAATGTGGTAATGTGTGGGGAGTTTATATGCAATGTGATCGATACGTCCGACGGGAAGGGCCAACGGTTCAACCGTCTCCCGGATGCTGCAATGCACTGGAAAGCTCTAATGTCACCTGTCTCTGCCCATATTTTGCACAACATGAGGATACCTACAGCATCGACAAAGTCATCTATGTCCTCAATTACTGTGGAACGCCACTTGCTTCTGGAACCAAGTGTGGAA ATTACACTGCTCCGTAG